Genomic DNA from Candidatus Thorarchaeota archaeon:
CTTCACGATGTTCTCAATACCAATCACATCAATCATGTACTCTGCCAAGTCGTACACTTTGAACTTCGGAGGTTCGCCTCGTTCTTCCTCAATCAGCGGTCGATGGTCTTCCCGGAGAGTCTTGCCGCAGCCAGCACATGCAACTACGACCGTGTCTAGGTTGTACTTCTCTGCGACAGTCTCGAATATCTCCGTGACTCTGTGAGCTGCAGCCCTAGCAGTGTGCAGGTCACCCGTCCTAAAGGCGGGACTAGCACAACACCACTGCTCTTTGGGCACTACAACATCGATGTTGTTCCGATTGAGCACTTCAATCAGAGACCGCCCGGTTTCCTGCATCCTATAGTCTATCAGACACCCGGTGAAGAAGGCCACTCGGCCTCGCGGGTTCTTTACGAAGAAGGTCTCTGTGTCGATGCTCTTCAGGAGAGGGGTGTCCTTCACAGGCACAGAACGACCCGTAGCGACAATCGAGTCCACGAAACCCTGTTGTCCCTCGGCCAGCGGATAGCCGGCCTCAACAGCCTTAGCACGCAGAAGCTCCACGGCTAGGCTGGGAATCTTGATCTTCTTTGGACAGATGTCTTCGCACATCTTGCAAGTCGTACAGGAGTACAACGACTCGTCCATCGCCATTGCCACACGGTCCTCCACATCACGTGGGTCGAGTTCCAGCCGCGCAAGCTGCCGGATGATCATTGGTCCAGGGTAGTCCCAAGTCTCATGGACAATGGGGCAGTTCGACAGGCAGGCGCTGCACTCAATGCACTTCCTTATCTCCCTGAGCTTCTCGATCTCTTCAGAGTGGATTATCTCCGGTCTCTGAGGAGGCTTATCACGAGCGACATACGGGCGAATGCGCCGAATCCTGTAGGTGACCTGAGAGATGTCAACAACCAAGTCCTTGATGATTGGCATCTTCTCAAGTGGCTCAAGTAGAAGATCTCCTTTGGGGTTCACTTTCGTCCTGCATGCAATTCTTGCAATGCCATTGACTCTGACTGCACAGGAACCGCATTGACCACCTCTACACTCCCATCGAAATGCGAGGCTGGAGTCGTACTTGTCCTGGATGTATAGAAGAGCGTCGAGAACCGTCATTCCCGGTTTGTACTCGACATCGAACTCTTGGAGGAATGGTGCATCGTCCTTGTCCGGGTTGTATCGCTGGACTCTGGCTTTGATTGTCTTTGTCATTCGTATTGCCTCCTATGGTGGGGTAATCTTGGTGATTACTAGCTCCTCCTTTCTCAACTCCATCTCCCCGTTCTTGCCCTTGCGGATGACGATGTTGTAATATCCCTTGTCATTGGGGTCTGCATCCGTTCGGAAGTGGGCTCCTCTGCTGCCTTTTCGCATATAGGCTGCTTCGGCAACCATCCGTGCTGTTGTCACCATGTGCGAGAACTCTATGGCCTGATGCCAGCCGGGGTTGAAGCGCTTGATTGGCACATCCACCTTGATCTTGGGCACGATGTCGCGTTCAATCTCTCTGAGACGCTTCACAGCGTAAGCCAAGTCAGCCTCATTGCGGAAGATCTGCACCTTCTCCCACATCAGGTTCTGAAGCTCCTCTCGAGCGTCCGCAGGAGTAACGCCCTCCTTGCGTGCGAGCATTGCTTCGAGGCGTTCGAACTCATTGGTAATCTCTTCGCGATTGACACCCGCCATCTGATGACTCTTGGCAAACTCTGCTGCACTCAGACCAGCCAGCGCGCCAAACACCTGTGTGTCCGCCAGGGCGTTGCCTCCAAGCCTATTGCCGCCATGGACTCCACCTGTGCACTCTCCCGCAGCAAAGAGACCGGGTATGTTGGTAGCCGCATGTGTGTCGATCTTGACTCCACCCATGAAGTGATGCGCTGTGGGGGCCACCTCCATCGGCTCATCACGGATATCGACATCAGCATCCTCGAACTGCTCAAGCATACTCTCAAGTCTGAACTCGATTATCCACTTTGGAAGGTGTGCCACACTAAGATGTACACCTCCATGTTCTGTCCCATGTCCCTGAAGAACCTCAGTCATGATTGCCCTGGTGACTTGGTCACGACCTGCAAGCTCCATGACATCGGGATGGTACTTGTACATGAATCTGTCACCTTCTGTGTTCAGTAGGATGCCACCCTCTCCACGGACTGCCTCTGTTACAAGCTTGCCAACTGCAGAAGGAGGCCAGACCATCCCGGTCGGATGAAACTGAACGTGCTCCATGTCAACCAACTCACAACCGGCCTCATAGGCCATTGCATAACCATCTCCAACATCAAGCTGAGCGTTGCTGGTGACCTTGTAGATTCGACCCGCCCCACCGGTGGCCAAGACCACGGCCTTGGCGCGGAACACCACGTAGTCACCATACTTGAGGTCGATTGCACAGACACCTGCAATACGTCCATCGTGAAGCAAAAGCTTCGTTGCAAAGTACTCGTCGAACACACGCACGGATGTCTTCCGGATTGCCTCGGTCAGTGTTACCATTATCTCAGAACCAGTTCGATCTGAGGCATAGGCGGTCCTCCTGTAGGTCTGCTTGCCGAAAGGTCGCTGAGCAATCTTGCCATCGGGTGTCCTGTCGAAGACGGCGCCCATTTCTTCAAGGTCATATATCCTATCGGGAGCGTCGCGAACGAGAATCTCGACAAGCTGTTGGTTGTTAAGGTAGTTACCACCTGTGATTGTGTCCTTGAAGTGAACCTCGGGCGTGTCGGCCGGATCAACATTACCAATAGCAACATTGTACCCGCCCTCGGCCATGGCCGTGTGGGCCTTGCCAAGGAGCTCTTTGCTAATCATGATGACATCCAAGTTGTGCTTTGATGCTTCGTACGCAGCCCGGCAACCCGCGCCGCCAGCACCCACAACGAGAACGTCGCATGCAATCGTCTTGTATTCCAAAAGCAATCCTCCATGGTGCTCTTGCTTACTATCGCAGTCTGCCCAGAATGAGTCCGGTTTAAAGTTGTTACTATAGTACTGCGAACAAGAGGTCACTGACGGCATTGAAAGACAAACCTATATGGAAATTGAAGGTACAATTCACAGTGGGAAAAATGAGTTTCACGTTAGAGAATGCACTGATGACCATCGCGCTGATGGTCTTGCTGGTCATAGTCCTCTATGGACTCATCTAATGAATGCTGACAGGATATAGTGGTGCACTGAGGCTGCGGGAGAGCAGCCGGTATGTTCATTCCTTCACGCCAATCCTTGAATAGACATCGGCCTTTCGTGCTTGAACCTGTCTGCTAATGTCATCATGGAGACTCCTGCCGTGAGAGTCCATTGTGACGAGAAGTGGACCGAACTCCTCAGCGGTGATGACCCAAAGAGCCTCCGGCATTCCCAAGTCCTGCCACTCATAGGCACGGACTTCCTTCAACCCCTTTGCAGCCAATGCACCACAGCCTCCAGTATAGCTGCAGTAGACAGCACCCACTTCCTTGAGAGCCGCAAGCGTCTTGGGGCCCATGCCACCCTTTCCCACTATTATCCGGGCCTTGTACTTCCGAAGGAACTCGTCCTCGAAGAGCTCTATTCTGGCGCTGGTGGTAGGTCCAGCAGATACAATCTGCCATTTCCCGTCCTTCTTCATGGCGACGGGACCCACATGATACACCACGCTGCCACTGAAGTCAACAGGCGGGCGCTCATTCCGTTCAAACATCTCTAGTGCACGCTTGTGGGCCTCATCACGAGCAGTATAGACGTGTTCTCCACTGACATACACAACGTCACCCACATTGAGCTTTCTTGCGTCAGATTCTGAAATCGGTGTCCTTAGATGATACTCAGCCATATCACTTTCCTCCTATGGGGTGAGTCAGGTATTTGACATCCAAGCCCTTTGAAATCACGGCAGTACTGCGCCGAGCTGCCCAACACTGAACAGCAACCCCAACTGGTAAGCTTGCCGGATGCCGCATTGCATAGTCTAACTTCACACCGAGAACCGTGGTCTTCCCACCAAGACCCATGGGACCGATGCCTGTAGCGTTTAGGGCTTCCATGATTTCTCCTTCAATCTTAGCCACTTCAGGGTCTGGATGATGGTCATCAAGGGGACGGAGCAACTGCTGTTTAGCAATCTTGATCGATATGTCCGCACCGCCGCCTATCCCAATCCCTATGATGTTCGGCGAACAGGCCTCACCCATGTATCGCATTGCGTTGTCCACGACCAGCTTCTTGACTCCTGCAAGACCCACACCGGGCTTCAGCATTCCTACAATGCTGGCATTCTCACTCCCTCCACCCTTCGGAAACACCGTAATCTCAACAGAGTCGCCCTTCACTATCTCCCAGTTGATCCACGGTATCTTCTCGCCTGTATTGTCACCGGTGTTGCCACCCTTTATGGGGTTGACTGCATTGGGTCTGAGGGGGATACTCGCAGTGGCATCCTTGGTGGCCTTGATTAGAGCGTCCCGAATCTCTCCTATGAAGGGGAACCTGTCACCGACTTTCACATAGAAGATGATAATACCCGTGTCTTGGCACATCGGAACCCCCTCCGCTGCAAGCTCCAAGTTCGTGAGAATGGCCGAGAGCTGGGTCTTGGCAGTCGTGTCGGTCTCGAGACTGTGTGCCTTCTTGAGTGCTGCTTCCACGTCCGGAGGTAGTTTGGTGGCGGCCATCGTGAGAAGGCGTAGTGCAGTGTCATGAATGACTTGAGCTGGGTCCTTCATCGTGACATCATCTTGCGGATTCTATGGTGCGGGACTAGAAGCCCCACAGACGCCGACCCGAACACGACTTGCACCTAATCTATGTTGCTATTCAGAGACTGCTTTCGAGGAGTCTTTATGGTCAGAATGTGTATGCCACAGTGGACAAAGATTAGGCAGGAGGCCGCAAATTGGCACTCATTGTTACACCTAGCAGCGCACTCTCGTTCTTGGCCGCGTGTGCACTGCTCACAGTCTGCAGCGTCACAGACCTCAGGCAGCGGGTTGTTCCAAACAGAATTGTGGCTTTGGGAGCAATATCAGGCATCATACTTGTATCAGCAACAGGACATCTGATGTCAGAGGTCGAGTTGCACATTGTGGCTATACTTATGGTCAGCCCAGTTCTGTATCTACTCTGGAGAATTGGAACCATAGGCGGTGGGGATCTCAAGATGATTACTGTGATTACAATCGTGAGCCCGGGAATCGAACTGACATCATGGTCGCCTGCTATGGCAGAGGTCATAATGGGCACTCTGCTCCAGATTCTGCTCATGCTGACCATGGCAGAGCTGTACAGCAGATGGTATCTGCGCACTCATGGAGGCCCAGAACGGAAGGGTAGAACCCCGCTGGTCCCGTTCTTGTTCGCGGCCTACTTGGCTACGCAGCTCCTCGCATTCCTGTGAACCTCGGAAACCGGTCACTCATCTCCAGTTGTCACTCTTATGCCGTGTTCACCTATCTCGAAGTGGTGACGCTTCATACTGTGACTTGTGTGACGCATCTTCCACACAACAAGACTTCTCTCAAGGCACCCGTTGTTCTCCGTTAGACACAGCGTGATCAGCCCTTGGGAAACAAACTGCTCAACGCCTGCGCGACTCTGACACTCACCGTTGGTCTCGCCAAGAACAAGTGACGTGACCTTCAACTGATTCATGAGCGCTCCAATTCGGAACATCTCACTCCTCAATTCCACAGGGTCGCCTGAACGAATGAGGCCCGACAGACTGTCAATGACAAGACGCTTGGCTTTGCACTCCTCGATTGCTCGGTAGATCTCCTCGATAAAGGTGGGCACGTCAAAGCCGCGCCGGAGAGCATACTTCTCGGAAGTCGGAAGACCAGCTCTGCTTGATGCGGCATCAACTATTGCTAGCTTTCCCTGCTTCTCGATACTGCAGAGGTCCCAGCCAAACTGGGCAGCAATGGACCTCAGCTCGTCAGGGCGTGTTTCAAGGGTTGCAAGCACACCGGGTTCGTTGTATGCGCTGGCGCCGCTATATAGGAACTGGAGACCAAGTATTGTCTTGCCTGTACCAGTGGTACCAGATACCAAGACGGTGTTGCCCTCTATTATGCCTCCACCCACCAGATCGTCAAGTCCAGGGACGCCAGTCCTCACTCGTCTCATTTCACTCATCTCACATCTCTGACGCTGCCACTAATCTCCCAGCCCTTGACAACCTCTGCGATGCCAGTTACGGTCACTCCTGTCACATCAGGAGACCTGCGAAGGGCATTGACCCGTTGTTCCAAGTCCTCAGCATCGTTCCCCATCAACAGAGCATGAATCGTCGTGGGCGCTGCGCCGACAGCGACCCACAGATACTCCTCTTTGGATGCCAGCTCCTGCGCAAACGTGACAGTGCGTTCTCTGCTTATGTCAGGAAGAATGTGACCACCAATCGTAATACTGACAAGTGCTGAACTATAATAGCCGAGAGCACTTGGGGCCACTAGAGCTGAAAAACGAGTCACCACACCAGACTCTCGGAGTCGCCGCGTCCGGAAGTGGATGGTCGTGTCCGGTTGATTCAGCTCCTTTGCAATAGTGGTGAATGCCAGCCTAGCGTCCTTCTGGAGAATACTAATCAGTTTCTGGTCCAATTCGTCCACTGGTCATTCCCCGGTGCGGAGTCAATCATACGCATCTGGCTGCGTCTATTAAGGATTGCTGGATTCGCAAGCAGTGGGTCAACACTTGTGACAATCACGGCATTCGCCAGTCAACCCCTCACTGAAACGGGCAGTGTTTGAGCAGATGTGGCAGGTATGAGCAAGTGGTTGCGAAATTCGTGGTGCTATACTGTCACAGTGAAGGAATAGATGAGTGTCCAGAGAAGCACCCACAGAAGAAGGTAAGAGGGCAGCGAGTTGACGATTAGCTTCTGTCGTCCGCCCAGCGCAGCGACGTCCACCTCGACTAGATACACAAGGACATACAGGGAGAGTATATAGACTAGGAGCCCAAATACGAGACCTCTAACACCAACAAAGAAGGGACTAGTGATACCGCATATCAGACCGGCGACAGTCGCAAAAGACAGCTTGACGTAGAAGTTCTGGTCTTGAGGATTGCCGGACCACCTGCCGAACAGGCGTTGGAAGATGTTCTTCAGCGTCTGCATTGCGTTCACGGGCCTTGCTATCGGCACTCAAGCGACCATGTTATAAAACAGTCGGTCAGAAGTGACTGTGAAATGAAGGACTCAATGAGCAACATAGACATCAAGATGGTGCTACCAGAGATAGTAGCGGCGGCGCAGGGGGCGTTCATCAAGAATGTCTACCAGTACGGAGATGTGTTTGTGCTGAAACTCTATCAACCGGCCGGCGCAACCAGTCAGCTGCTCATTCAACCGGGACGACGCGTGCACCTGACTGTATTCAAGCGAGCAGCTCCGCGACTACCGGCGAAGTTCGTTACTGTCCTGAGAAAGTACCTCCGTGACAAACGAATACGTTCAGTGTGGCAGCACGACATGGACCGAATCCTTGTCCTGGATGTCGGTGATGAGAGGGAGTCATACAAGCTTGTGGCCGAGATATTCGGACAGGGCAACCTGCTATTGCTCGATCCTCAAGACACCATATTCATGGCCAAGCAGTATCGAAGGATGAAAGACAGAGAGGTGGTTCCGAAGGCCAAGTACGAGTTCCCACCTGTAAGAGGAGCGGACATCTTCAACATGGATATGGAGGCCTTCAGTCAAGTGGTCAAGGACTCGACAGCGAATGTGGTCAGAACTCTGGCAAGTCGCCTCAACTTGGACTCGCTGAGCTGTGAGGAGATATGCACACTGGCAGGGGTCAAGTCAACAGAGAAAACAACGGACTTGGGAGCCGATGGCATCGCGCGTCTGAGGCGGGGACTGGAACTGTTCAGCGAGAAGCTGAGGGCAGGGGTCGTAGGTCCAAGGATTGTCAGGGAAGTCAAAGAGGATGACACTGGCAGCAGCGATGAGAGCGACAATCAGACAGAATCCAGCCCATTAGCGTTTCTACCATTTGAATTCGAGTTCTATCGAGACTACCCTGCGGACGAGTTTGACTCGTTCAGCAGAGCAATAGATGAGTTCTTTGGCGTTTCGCTTTCAGAACTGGAGGATGAGGAGGCCCATGGTGCACTCGATGCAGAGCGTGCACGACTACAGAAGATAATCGACAAGCAGAACGAGAGCATTCAGAGTCTGAAGGCAAAGGCTGAAGAGAACAGACTGAAAGGCGAGGCCATCTACGCGCACTTCCAGACAGTTCAGGAGATCATTGGGACCATCACCAAGGCTCGGTCGTCAGGTCTCTCATGGGACCAGATACTGGAGCGAGTGGAGCAGGGAAGGAGAGAGGGCATTGCGGGTGCACTTGCCATTGAACGCATCAGTCCTGCCACTGCGGAGATTGTCGTGTCGCTTGACGGAGTGGCTGTCGCGCTCGATATCAGAAAGACACCGCAGGAGAATGCGGCAGTGGCGTTTGAAACGGCCAAGAGGTCAGAGGCGAAGGTGGAAGGTGCTCTGAAACAAATCGAGAAGACGCAGTTGGAACTGGACGAACTCGTCAAGGTGGCTGAAACACCCACTGCAGCGCCACTGCATGTCAAAATCAGAAAGAAGAAGTGGTATGAGAAGTACAGATGGTTCTTCTCTTCTGAAGGCTACCTCGTCCTTGGTGGGAGAGATGCAAAGAACAACGAGTATCTCGCCAAGCGACAGATGGGGGCCAATGATGTGTTTCTGCATGCTGCGCTACATGGGGCACCCTATGTGGTGATTAAGGTCCCTGAAACGCCGCCAGGAGAACAGACAATCTGGGAGGCAGCGCAGTTTGCAGTGACGTTCTCGAGGGCTTGGCAAGACGGACTTGCTACTGGAGACGCCTACTGGGTCACACCCGAGCAGGTCAGCTTCACTCCGCCATCGGGAGAATACCTGCCCTCCGGAGCAGTCATGATCTACGGGACCAAGAACTACGTGAGGAGTGTTCCCATCGAATTGGCAGTCGGAGTGATGCTTGACGGCGAGGATGCAGTACCTGTTTCTGGACCACCTTCAGCCATAGAGGCATACACGGAACACTGGTTACGCGTCGCGCCAGGGACTGTGAAGAGGGGACAGCTGGCGAAAGATGTGGCGGCGGGTCTTCGAAAGATGGCCCCGAAGGAGGTGGGAGACAAGATTGATCTGATTCCCCAGGAGGATTTCATGCGCGTATTGCCGTCAGGAGATGGAAGAGTGATGATGGACTAGTGAGTCACTACATTTTTTAGTCCAGCGGACCAGAACCATTAGTGATGAAGCACTCTGCGTTGTTCATCTGAAGGAGTGTTGGACCAATTCCAGAGGACGGAGATCGATTCAATGACTGCACCTTCTCACTCCATGTGTGTTAGAGACATCATGACTGTGAACGTGGTAACAATGCCACCAACAGCAACCGCCTTTGAGGTGGCGAAGTCCATGAGCTCGTTGGACATCGGTTCAATAATCATTGTCGACAAAGAACGGCCAGTTGGCATAATCACCGAATCGGACATTGTTCGCAGAGTGACGGCAGAGTATGCAGACCCAAAGAAAGTGAAGGCGAGTGAGATAATGAGCTCACCACTGATACATGTGACTCCTGAAACGCCCCTCACGGAGGCGATGCGGGTGATGGCAAGAAGCGGGATAAGGCGGGTCGCGGTTCTGAGGAATAACACCCTCGCAGGAATAATAACGTCACGCGACATTCTGAAATGGTCCCCCGAGCTGATTGACATCCTATCCGAGTCGCTGCGCTTGAGAGGCGAACATCCCGCGCACCGGCCACAAGAGGACGAAGATGACCTAGTGGCCTTTGGAGGCATATGTGACGCCTGTGGGGAGTATTCTGCAGACCTAGTGCTTGAGGACGGGCGATACCTGTGCGAAGCCTGCAGAAGCCAATAGTTCAGCTGTTTCGCAGTAGTCAAGAAGAAGGAGGTCTATGGTTTGGAAGTAAGTCAAATCATGTCGGAACCAGTCACAATTGATAAGGATCAGCGACTGTCGGTCGCGCTCGAGCTCTTAGGAAAGAAAAGAGTCGACAGGCTAGTAGTGGCAGAAGGCAACCGTGTCCAAGGAATCCTCACATACGCAGACATTGCGGATAGACTTGGGGTAGGAAAGGTTGTGGCAGTATCCATCGGCAGGCTACATGTGTCCAGCGCTATGACGGACACGGTCATCTCAGTAGCACCAGATGATGACATTACAGCGGTCGCCCAGCTGATGATTGACCGGGGAATGAGTGGTTGTCCAGTGGTTGACAAGTCTGGTGCGCTTGTGGGAGTGATAAGCAAGTCGGAGATTGTATCACTCTGCAAGAAGTTCGACAAGATCAAAGTCAGACAGCTCATGACGACAGAGAATCTACTTGTCGTGAACCCGGTCGAGCGGCTGGTCAAGGCGAGAGCAGACATGTTGAACGCTGGCTTCTCGGGAATGCCGGTTGTGGACGGCACAAGAGTTCTGGGCCTCCTTACTGAGAGAATGGTAGCAGAGGCGATGGCAAGATTCAGTGTCGAAGTTCCGGACAAGCACAGAGCCAACCAAGTCAGACAGATGAGGGTAGTCGATGCCATGGCACAGCAACCCCCGACGGTAAGCCCTGACGACTCGATAGCAGTAGCAGCAACGAAGATGCTCGAGTCAGGCCTGAACACACTACCCGTGGTTGCAGATGGAAACAGACTTGTGGGAATCATAAGTGCGACTGACTTAACTAGGTTCGCGGCGAATAGATTCAAAATCCCAGGGCAAGAGGAGTAATCGCTCGCCGTGACGAGGCGGGATACTGAATGCCATTAGACCTCCTGCTAACAAATGGGGTTGTCATACTAGATGGCATAGAGGTCAAGCGTTCGGTTGGCATACTCTCCGACAAGATAGAAGGAGTCTATCTTCCGGGCAAGGAACCCGTCGCACACGACACGCTCGAATGTGCAGACTGTTACATACTTCCGGGAATGGTCGATATTCATGTTCATCTGAGGGACTTGAACTGTTCGAGCAAGGAGGACTACGAATCGGGAACAATGGCCGCGGCAGCTGGGGGCGTCACCACTGTCGTCGACATGCCGAACTCGAGTCCGCCCGTACTGGATGCAGATGTGCTTGATAAGAAGATGCAGAGTGCTAGGCAGAAGCGCTTTGTCAACGTTGGGTTCTATAGTGGCATACCGATGGCACCCGAAGAATATGACACGGCCATGGTTCCGAGCATTCTGGGCTTCAAGGTATATCCTCATTCACCACTGGCAAAAGGGGTCAGATTCACGGACAATCACATTCGAAAGTGCATGTCTCTTGCCAGACTTCATGACCGCCCCTTACTGTTCCACCCCGACTCATCCAGTCCGGATTCCAAGCCGAGATCAATGGACGAGTACTTTCAGATACACAGCTGTGAGGGAGAACACGAGTCAGCGAGGCGGTTTATCGAAGCCAAGATGGCGATTGGAGGACGCCTGCATGTGTGCCATGTGAGTTGTGCTTCGACTGCCAGACTCATCCTCGAGAACCGTGCAGAGGAGACCCTGTCGGCGGAGGTGACTCCACATCACCTCTTCCTCAACAGCGGAGGTTTCTCTAACGAGAACGGCCACGCGAAGATGCTTCCACCCCTGCGCTCGCCCTATGACAATGAGGCCCTTCTCACAATGCTATGTGGTAAATGTGCAATCGACTGTGTAGCATCAGACCACGCACCACACACCGATGAAGAGAAGAGTGCTCCGTTTCTCGATGCTGCCTCGGGCATAC
This window encodes:
- a CDS encoding dihydroorotase family protein produces the protein MPLDLLLTNGVVILDGIEVKRSVGILSDKIEGVYLPGKEPVAHDTLECADCYILPGMVDIHVHLRDLNCSSKEDYESGTMAAAAGGVTTVVDMPNSSPPVLDADVLDKKMQSARQKRFVNVGFYSGIPMAPEEYDTAMVPSILGFKVYPHSPLAKGVRFTDNHIRKCMSLARLHDRPLLFHPDSSSPDSKPRSMDEYFQIHSCEGEHESARRFIEAKMAIGGRLHVCHVSCASTARLILENRAEETLSAEVTPHHLFLNSGGFSNENGHAKMLPPLRSPYDNEALLTMLCGKCAIDCVASDHAPHTDEEKSAPFLDAASGIPGLETTVPLMLTEVFERRLTWVDYLRVCCSGPARVLGLKSKGILSRGFDADLIVVRREEHTIRGHDFFSKAKITPFEGRRVLGKVVRTIVGGHTVYDNGRFVVGRGVVGSVPVRKY